Proteins encoded in a region of the Fundulus heteroclitus isolate FHET01 chromosome 2, MU-UCD_Fhet_4.1, whole genome shotgun sequence genome:
- the LOC105926203 gene encoding rhombotin-1 codes for MVLDKEESVSVVPLQSREKPRGCAGCNRKIRDRFMLQALDRFWHEDCLKCACCDCRLGRVGSTLYTRANLILCRRDYLRLFGVTGNCAACSKLIPAFEMVMRARDNVYHLDCFACQLCRQRFCVGDKFFLKNNMILCQLDYEGGHLNGGSDRQPQ; via the exons ATGGTGCTGGACAAGGAGGAGA gTGTTTCTGTCGTTCCCCTCCAGTCCAGAGAGAAGCCGAGAGGCTGCGCCGGCTGCAACAGGAAGATCCGGGACCGCTTCATGCTGCAGGCGTTGGACAGGTTCTGGCACGAGGACTGTCTGAAGTGCGCCTGCTGCGACTGCCGCCTGGGCCGGGTGGGCTCCACCCTGTACACCCGGGCGAACCTCATCCTCTGCCGCAGAGACTACCTGAG GCTCTTCGGGGTGACGGGGAACTGTGCCGCCTGCAGTAAGCTGATCCCTGCCTTTGAGATGGTGATGAGAGCCAGAGACAACGTCTACCATTTAGACTGCTTCGCCTGTCAGCTCTGCCGCCAGAG ATTCTGCGTGGGAGACAAGTTTTTCCTCAAGAACAACATGATCCTCTGCCAGCTGGACTACGAAGGAGGCCATCTTAATGGAGGCTCAGACAGACAGCCGCAATAA